CGAAGGCGTGATAATCCAAATGTATCTGTTTCCCTGCGACTGGCATTCATCATCGGTCATTATCAGCAGTGATAGACTCCGGCTGAAAGAGGTAGTTGAATATCTAGTCAGAATGATTTTTTCGGTACATTTTGCATTATTTAGTGGACATGAGTTCTAAGCCGGAAACCCTCAGTCAATTCCCTCACTTGGATCTATACAACCGTCATCATCGATCGTGACATTCTGCCGATTTGCACTTCCTTCCGCATAGATAGAAGTATCCTCCTCTAGGAATATATCTGTCGCTTCGATCATCTTCTGTAATATCTCGATCACATCTTCACTGTCTGGATCAATATCCCAAGTCAGGAAACGCTTGGCAAGTTCCTCTGCTGCTTTGATTTCCCGTATATTTTCTATTGTCAGAGTCGCATCGAGCAACTTGGATATTTCAAATTTTGTGACGCATTTGCTGGTGAGCGATCAGCGGGGGAAGGACTTTCCACATAAATTACATACGTGACCTCCTGGGCTCTGTCAACGATATTCTTCGGGATCCCGTGTCTGAGCGCGCATTCTGCTGCGTTTGAAGTTAAGCTAAGTGAAGGGACAAGCCTATACGTTTAATATAACATGAGTATTTATAACCCTAAATATAAGACTTACTTGTAAAGGTATTGCATGTCATCTGAATCATTCGTCAAAAGCGTCTTCATGTGGCAAAACCGCACGGGTAATCGGTCTTCAGTAATGAAATGGTTGGAAAAAAGTTCGCTGAGTAAGGAGGTAAACACGATTGAAGAGGTCTTCACCTTTCGGCTCACTGGAAATGGGTCATGACAATTGATCGAGGACAAACTCCTTGCAGAAGATACTCAATTGTACCGGCCAGAAGTGCAGCCCCGTCGGTGGGATGAGTACCTGCAAAGTATGGGTGACTATAAGTCAATATGCGAGGTTTCGTACATACCTTTACCAAACTCGTCCATTATGATCAAGGAATGCCGGGTCGCACCTCTGAGCGCTTGAGAGACTTGGCCAAGATCTATCATAAAAGCGGAAGCGTGCTGCTAAGAAATGTCAGACCGACTACGTAACGGTCCTAAGATGACTCACTTTTGAAGTCGATTCGCGAGTCTGGAGACGTGTGAATACTACCCCGCACTGTTGTCATTACTCATTCTTATGTATGACAATTGTTTACTTTTGTCGCAAATCCCTATTCTGGCTTCTTCAGCCGGTACAAAACTCCCTATTTGCGCCATGAAAGCCATCAAAGCGACCTATAATGCGCGATATCAGTCTCGATCATTCCCGAATGAAGCTCACCTGTTTGCCATATGCAGACTTGCCTGAACCATTTGCGCCTGTGATAATCATCTGTCGATGTGTTAACTCCAATGATCAAAAGCATCATGGCGCGAAACTCACCATGCTGGCCAATCCATCGATCCCTCCAGACGCTATCATGGTATCGTTCTCAATGTACCGAGGAACCAAACTCTCATACAGAATATGTCGTCCCCCCCGAATCTGCAGCACAGGCTCTTCTCTCATGATGGGGCGTTTTAGTCCAAAATCTCTTGCTGCTCGAGCCAATGCCAAGATGCTAGCAGAAACATAAGTAGGGCCAAATGTGATACGAGAAAAACCCACCAATCCAACTCCGCTATGGCGTCGGCAGTCCGCAAAATTGATGTCTCATAGCCTTTAAGATGCTCTACCAACCTTTGAATGATTtcaatctctttccctAATCGCATTATTAGCGAAGTCCAAGctgggaaaaagaaatcCCACCTATCATCAATGTGTACAAGTCACCGAAATGGTCATCCAGgtcctccatctctgctGTCTTATAGTAGTACCGATCCTCTGTGTGGAACTGCCACAATAACTATCGTTAATTGTTTATTGCACGAAGCCATCCGCTACAATACTTACTCGACTTTCCCATCCCGGTATTTCTGGTGGTTCATCTGCATCTGCCTGTATCACTGCAAGGTAGCCTAACTGAGGCAGGTAGACAACGTTCACGCTAAAAGATATACCGGGAGGTACTTGAGGATATATCATTAGAGCCACTTGGTTCTAGAACTCCATAAGGGTGAACTTCCAGTGGGTAACGGGAGAGGGCACATACGAGTGTCGCATCGAGACCTATGATGAACGTCAATCTTATCAAATACATGAGATAGTGTCTGCAACGCATACCTGCGTATACCTCCCGCCAGCTATCGAGCTCATCGTCAACACCTGGTCGAACGGCAACTCGGCTTTCGAGTCTTGAAGCATCCCAATCAATCTACCCTTTTGGTCAGAACAGTGCGTTAGATTTTAAGGCCCACTTACGACAGCATTCATATCTTGGCAGAAAATGATAAGATTATCTGTGATGGTTTCTCTGATCTGTTAAATGAGCTGAGAAATGGCGGCCATGACCCACCTTTTCTGCAATTGGCAATGGTACAGGAGTAGCTACACCACACATGGAATTCCTGATTTCGAGTGCAGCTGTCAAAGCCTATTGAAGAACTCAATTCTCAGCAATCTTTCTTCACCAGTATACTATGAGTTCATAACATCACTCACGTCCACCAAACATTTCCATTCAACATAGCCCCCCCTTCCCGTCTGGAGTTTCGTACAATGCGCAGGCACGTTCCTTACACCCTTCATTATTTTTCTCAAGCTCGTCGTAAAGGGTGCGTTCTCggtggaagaaaagaattgGACGGCGTCATGTCGAGCAGAGATCTCGGAAAGGTCGAGTAATGGGCGAAGATGCCATGTGTGAAGTAGCTTTTTGCCGAGGGGGGTGACAGTAGAATCAAGCTTGCCTATGGCGAGTGTCAGTCAGTCTATGATAGACTTTCCAAAACGAGCCGGTGAGATTTTTTTTACCGAATATGGACAATGCCTGTTTATCCTGGTCGGAATACATGGATGCGTGCGACTCCACATCAAAGATTGCTAATGAACTAATACAGGAAGTCAGCCATCTCTCGCATGGGTATAAATGTTACCCGTCAAAAGACCTGCGTTAAAGCGTCCTTGTTTACCTGCATGTGCTTTTCCCTGTTGCCCATAAATAACTGCTAATTAAATAGTATGTTCGGCAGACACCCACAAGTCCATACTTTCCAAGGCAGTAAGCTCTAATCCATTTAAATGTTGTTCACCGGGCATAGCCTCCATTATGCGACTCTTTTTTACTTGTTCAACTAAAACTCCAGCTGCTACCGTCTAAAGCCTAGTTGGCACCATTGCGTACCGATGCAGAACTTTACTCACAGCTAAAGGCGCACTGATGTTCATCCAACACCCCAGCTTCACCAAACTCAGCCTGTACATTCCCATCCCagcaccttcttctctccagttAGCACCCTCTATTGTCGATCCACTGCGAGACTGGTACACGGATTGTCCTTCCGCACAACAAAGAGGCAGCGTTACGGATGAGTCCGAAAGTCGAACAGAAGCAAGATGTATAGAAGCTGCCTTGGGACTACAAGAACGGGAAGGTAGAAGGAGTACTTCACACTTGTTCTCGTCTCCTGCTTCAAGAGTCAACAATGCTCCTTTTATTCCATCAAACAATGGCAACTGACGATACTCTTCTACCTTGTCCATCAGGGAGTTCTGAGTTTTAGTGCTCATTATGATAAGTGTTGGCCGCACTTGCTCTATGACTAAAAGCTAAATCAATATCATAACAAATATCGTCATGTCACCTTCCAAGAAGCTTACCAAGGCACGCCAGATCCCAATTCAACGTGTCCTTCGTATCTTCCAAAACTTgtatcttcctctcttctggGTCGTACCATGCCGCAGCAAGATTGCCCGTGAATGGCCCATGCAATGAAAGCGTCTACAGGTCAAAAAGCGACGGCGTCAGCATGGCAAATCAAATGATCGGTGCGTGGCTTACCCTCTGTTCCTTGATCTCAGCTTCCAATATGACATCGCCTCTTTGTCCGTTATTTCCCTCTTCAATTCGTGATCCTCGTGTCAAGATTCGTTGGGGTCCGGATTGTGGCTGCTCTGCACGGCTTGTCAGAGAGGGTGTTGGTTGCTGCCTTGCGCCCTgcccctccttcccctttgGTCGTTTGACTATTTCTTCTGATCTTGACTCTCCAGTGCTTATAGCACGAGTAGCTTGTCGTTTGCGGTTTCCATGCATAATATTGAATGAAGCGTACGAGCAGTTGTTGGAAAtgaaaggagatggaagggaagaaggaaagaaggaaggaagaaagaaaaataCATCAGGCAGGGAGAAGCGGCTAATTTCATTAACCAGTCGCGTCAATCGAATGGGCAAAAGGTCTGTGCGAAGGCTCTGCCACAAACGAGATATAATAAGACATAATAATAGTCAATTGCGTCTTGCATGTGAAAACAGAGCCAATAAAGGTGCATGCTATTTTTTCAGCTTCCTTACATGACCCTGCGTACCGAATTTTAATACCATACAATCTCTTATATCCTGCGCATTGCCCTTTCAACCCCAAACTCCTATCGAATCTTCTTGCGCAAGTCACCATTTGTTAGTCCAGCTGTTCAAAGTCGATGTCTGTTATACAATGTTTTTTATATGAAAGGACCCTAAGAAGAATCGAAAAGATGAAAACGGGAACAGAAAGCGAAGCGGAGacgggaaagagaggtGGCGAGGTCTATGATGAGGCCGAGGCGGTTTGGTTGAGGACCACAAGACCTTCCTTATTTTCGTCTTGAGGATTTGCGACACCCTTGGCGGCAGTAGCAAAGGAAGACATGGCAGCAGTTGACAATGGGGGCATGTCCTCGATGCCCGGTGGGGGTTTGAAATCTACAGGTCCAGCGCCATCTTTTAAAGGGACAGGATCAGCACCATTTGGCACAGGCACTCCGTTAGGAAGTTGTTGTTGGGGTTCAAAGTTGTTAATTGATGTTTGCTCAGACCTGATACGGTGTCAGCTCACAAGACCTCGCCTCACAAGCTTACTAACTTGGTGCGTTTACTTGGGCCTTGCCCTTCCGAGCCATCATTCATCCCAGCATCTCCAGAGCCCTGCAATCACGATATTCAATAGAGCTACCAGCTGTAATGGTCTTAACACGTACATTTTGCTGCTGTCgctttgtcttcttcttcgacttgGGCATCCCATCAGGAAAAACATAAGAGGGTAGCTCTGATCTTTGAACGCGTAAGTGTTACATTATATCACTATGACGCACCTTTTAGCAGGCCTGAGAATGACGCTCATCTCCATTTCATTGTATTTATCCCAGTTCTGACACACGGCACAGAACTTCTTGCTGGGATAGAAGAGATTCAACACACGTCCACCAGTCTCTTCTGCCATGTAATGATCAATATACTTCTTTGCCCGTATTATTGTCACTCACTCGATTTCTTCTCAATTTCCAATCCAATGAAAAAACTTTTGGTGTAGATCTTCCTATgttccttgtccttcacgtcttcttctgtccTGTCGATCATCTCAGCTGTCAGTTCACCTTGACTCGCGGCAgcctgctcctcttctgtcaAACAGTAGAATAGACGATTAACGCCGCCCACTTGAGGGTGTGCCGTAATGATGCAGTCGGTGTTTTCCAAATCTCCTACCAGCGTT
The nucleotide sequence above comes from Cryptococcus neoformans var. grubii H99 chromosome 1, complete sequence. Encoded proteins:
- a CDS encoding DNA mismatch repair protein MSH5, with amino-acid sequence MHGNRKRQATRAISTGESRSEEIVKRPKGKEGQGARQQPTPSLTSRAEQPQSGPQRILTRGSRIEEGNNGQRGDVILEAEIKEQRTLSLHGPFTGNLAAAWYDPEERKIQVLEDTKDTLNWDLACLVIEQVRPTLIIMSTKTQNSLMDKVEEYRDENKCEVLLLPSRSCSPKAASIHLASVRLSDSSVTLPLCCAEGQSVYQSRSGSTIEGANWREEGAGMGMYRLSLVKLGCWMNISAPLATVAAGVLVEQVKKSRIMEAMPGEQHLNGLELTALESMDLEKHMQVNKDALTSLAIFDVESHASMYSDQDKQALSIFGKLDSTVTPLGKKLLHTWHLRPLLDLSEISARHDAVQFFSSTENAPFTTSLRKIMKGVRNVPAHCTKLQTGRGGYVEWKCLVDALTAALEIRNSMCGVATPVPLPIAEKIRETITDNLIIFCQDMNAVIDWDASRLESRVAVRPGVDDELDSWREVYAGLDATLNQVALMIYPQVPPGISFSVNVVYLPQLGYLAVIQADADEPPEIPGWESRFHTEDRYYYKTAEMEDLDDHFGDLYTLMIGKEIEIIQRLVEHLKGYETSILRTADAIAELDCILALARAARDFGLKRPIMREEPVLQIRGGRHILYESLVPRYIENDTMIASGGIDGLASMMIITGANGSGKSAYGKQVALMAFMAQIGSFVPAEEARIGICDKIFTRLQTRESTSKQHASAFMIDLGQVSQALRGATRHSLIIMDEFGKGTHPTDGAALLAGTIEYLLQGVCPRSIVMTHFQPITRAVLPHEDAFDE